The following are from one region of the Alkalimarinus sediminis genome:
- a CDS encoding DEAD/DEAH box helicase — MNMLTELSLHPLLNEATQTLGFESATEVQKRAVPLVLDNKDLLVSAATGSGKTVAFLLPILHRILAKQAEPKATRALVLVPVRELADQIVKAGTALAQLTSLKLLSVTGGKDFKVQERALKRLPDIVVATPGRLIEHLENESLSLSELDVLVLDEADRMLDMGFQDNVLNVMKYCPAEHQTLLFSATLPSVIRRFAEEILNEPESVLVHHHREQHGDIQQQIVLADDIDHKEKLLRWLLDNETYEKAIVFTNSKILAARLDGLMRYHKFRAAQLHGDIQQKGRQATIESFRTGKVNVLIATDLAARGLDVGGIDLVINFDMPRKGDAYVHRIGRTGRAGAEGKSISFIAQTEWNLMSSIERYLKVRFERKVIKALPATYKGPKKLKASGKAASSKKKKKPAAKGKLKVKKVKKTKKS, encoded by the coding sequence ATGAATATGTTAACTGAATTATCGCTTCACCCCCTTTTGAACGAAGCAACTCAGACACTTGGTTTTGAGTCTGCAACTGAGGTTCAGAAAAGAGCGGTACCGCTTGTATTGGACAATAAAGATCTGTTGGTCAGTGCAGCAACCGGTAGTGGTAAAACGGTCGCATTTCTTCTCCCTATTCTGCACCGTATTCTAGCCAAGCAGGCCGAACCCAAAGCGACTCGCGCATTAGTCTTAGTGCCCGTTAGAGAGTTGGCTGACCAAATTGTCAAAGCGGGTACGGCGTTGGCGCAACTGACTTCTTTGAAATTGCTCAGTGTTACAGGTGGCAAAGACTTTAAGGTGCAAGAACGAGCGCTAAAACGACTACCTGATATTGTTGTAGCGACACCAGGGCGCTTGATTGAACATTTAGAAAATGAATCGTTAAGCCTGTCTGAGCTTGATGTATTGGTGCTAGATGAAGCCGACCGAATGCTGGATATGGGGTTTCAAGACAACGTACTTAATGTGATGAAGTATTGTCCCGCTGAGCATCAGACGTTGCTTTTCTCAGCCACCTTGCCGAGTGTTATCCGGCGCTTTGCAGAAGAAATTTTGAATGAGCCTGAATCCGTACTGGTTCATCACCACCGAGAGCAACATGGTGATATTCAGCAGCAGATTGTATTGGCAGATGATATTGATCACAAAGAGAAGCTACTCCGTTGGTTGTTAGATAATGAAACCTACGAAAAGGCGATTGTATTTACCAACTCCAAAATACTGGCCGCACGTCTTGATGGATTAATGCGTTATCATAAATTTCGAGCGGCACAGTTGCACGGTGATATACAGCAGAAAGGTCGTCAGGCGACGATCGAATCATTCCGAACCGGTAAGGTTAATGTGTTGATTGCCACTGACCTTGCTGCCAGAGGGTTGGATGTCGGTGGCATTGATTTGGTTATCAACTTTGATATGCCTCGTAAAGGAGATGCCTATGTTCACCGTATAGGGCGAACAGGGCGAGCTGGTGCAGAAGGCAAATCTATTTCATTTATCGCTCAAACCGAGTGGAATTTAATGTCATCGATTGAGCGGTATCTGAAGGTCAGGTTTGAGCGCAAGGTCATCAAGGCATTACCCGCCACCTATAAAGGACCGAAAAAACTTAAAGCGTCAGGTAAAGCGGCCAGTAGCAAGAAAAAGAAGAAACCGGCGGCTAAAGGTAAATTGAAAGTTAAAAAGGTGAAAAAAACCAAAAAGAGCTAA
- a CDS encoding hybrid sensor histidine kinase/response regulator has translation MKFSTRIGVFTLIASLIPLCIAIGLSLWLSTTQTIKLTLNSVEGELAARSEQLNGFFRERQSEIGLLASLPLLKDQSFEAALPYLKQELLRQPNTFEKFILGNREGHFLNTAGGNPHQGMLRTFDDNNPASLPKSIKNRDYWQRTVATPNADPAQIYTSNPMISFTTGVKQIVIAATVRDSQRNVKGLIGGALPWELIETKLNTIKEDIFSIYPNARFAMLAGDGTYWYHWDKNKIIRVLKDSQGNIIKTSAGEKASKLTSILHEENSNLQAIGRSMLAGQSGHDTFLDNITGKLNYAVYSPIGSTGYSLLLSVPEQEILASVSQMKVLMLTLFLVAIALSIVVSYILAKELSAPVIDLKKAMEKFNPERNDNLDLKSNITEFKELIDTFENTATMVRNREQKRNAELHRANQELKVEKEIAERANAAKSDFLANMSHEIRTPMNAITGMANLCLMTDLDETQKGYLRKLNSASGALLGLINDILDFSKIEAGKLDIEDIPFNLNELIDNLANVVTINAEEKGIEFIIKSDLETPHHLLGDPLRINQVLINLCSNAVKFTEKGEVIVSIRPVKKDLYNVQLEISVRDSGIGIPADKLEHLFDEFYQTDTSSTRQYGGTGLGLAISKRLVNMMNGEISVVSTEGKGSEFIVTIPFKISQQKQIDYQQFANQLGDKQILVADDNAHAREIFSETLKRFGCSVDIASNGDEALQKCEQKNYDLILLDWNMPDIDGLETYRRLKLISQDMPAVIMASAHAHQRIISEARDIGIEKFLTKPIKNSVLFDSVAQILVGKTTPENLTEPEDNTKLEDRVTSAAKGAHILVTDDILVNREIAQALLADAGFKVSTAVNGQEALEALKNEDFDLIFMDVQMPVMDGYEASRQIRSNPAYKDLPILAMTANAMVGDKEKCLEAGMNDHIAKPIDLEVMLSKINYWLGETPK, from the coding sequence ATGAAGTTCAGTACCCGAATTGGGGTTTTCACCCTTATAGCTAGCCTCATCCCTTTATGTATAGCCATAGGATTAAGTTTATGGCTTTCAACGACACAGACAATCAAGCTAACCCTAAATAGTGTTGAGGGCGAGTTGGCTGCGCGCAGTGAGCAGCTCAATGGTTTTTTCAGAGAGAGACAAAGCGAGATTGGCTTGTTGGCATCGCTTCCACTGCTTAAAGATCAGTCTTTTGAAGCGGCACTACCGTATTTAAAACAAGAATTGTTGCGTCAGCCCAACACCTTTGAGAAGTTTATTCTAGGCAATCGAGAGGGGCATTTTCTAAATACTGCGGGTGGTAACCCTCATCAGGGTATGCTCCGTACGTTTGACGATAATAATCCTGCATCATTACCAAAATCGATAAAAAATCGCGATTATTGGCAAAGAACAGTCGCTACACCTAACGCCGATCCAGCCCAGATTTATACCTCAAACCCTATGATTTCCTTTACCACAGGGGTTAAGCAAATTGTTATAGCTGCAACCGTTAGGGATAGTCAAAGGAATGTTAAAGGCCTGATTGGGGGGGCATTACCTTGGGAGTTGATTGAAACCAAACTGAATACCATTAAAGAAGATATCTTCTCGATCTACCCCAATGCTCGTTTTGCTATGCTGGCAGGTGATGGAACCTATTGGTACCACTGGGATAAAAACAAGATCATTCGAGTTTTAAAAGACTCTCAAGGTAATATAATCAAAACTAGCGCTGGCGAGAAAGCATCAAAACTAACCAGCATTCTTCACGAAGAAAACTCAAACCTGCAAGCAATCGGGCGCTCTATGCTAGCGGGTCAGTCAGGTCATGATACTTTCCTCGATAACATCACAGGGAAGCTAAATTACGCGGTCTATTCACCTATTGGCTCTACAGGGTACTCACTACTTTTATCGGTACCTGAACAAGAGATTCTTGCATCTGTTTCACAGATGAAAGTACTCATGCTAACACTATTTTTAGTCGCGATTGCTCTAAGCATTGTCGTTTCATATATCCTGGCTAAAGAGCTCTCTGCCCCTGTGATTGACTTAAAAAAGGCAATGGAGAAGTTTAACCCTGAAAGAAATGACAATTTAGACCTTAAATCGAATATTACGGAATTTAAGGAGTTAATAGACACCTTCGAAAATACCGCCACAATGGTTCGCAACCGAGAGCAGAAACGCAATGCAGAATTACACAGAGCCAACCAGGAACTAAAAGTTGAAAAAGAGATAGCGGAACGTGCCAATGCCGCCAAAAGTGACTTTTTGGCCAATATGAGTCATGAGATCCGAACCCCGATGAACGCTATCACGGGCATGGCTAACCTGTGTCTGATGACAGACTTGGACGAGACTCAAAAAGGTTATCTACGAAAACTAAACTCTGCATCAGGTGCACTTTTAGGGTTAATCAACGATATTCTTGATTTTTCCAAAATAGAAGCCGGCAAGCTCGACATTGAAGATATACCCTTTAACCTTAATGAGCTTATCGATAACTTAGCCAACGTTGTGACTATCAATGCCGAAGAAAAAGGCATCGAGTTTATCATTAAAAGTGATCTCGAAACGCCTCATCACCTCTTGGGTGATCCGCTTCGTATTAACCAGGTGCTCATTAACTTATGTTCCAATGCGGTCAAGTTCACTGAGAAGGGCGAGGTAATCGTATCCATTCGTCCCGTTAAAAAAGACTTATACAATGTTCAACTCGAAATAAGTGTTCGCGACTCAGGTATTGGTATTCCCGCAGATAAACTCGAGCATTTATTTGATGAGTTTTACCAAACTGATACTTCCTCTACTCGCCAATATGGCGGTACCGGCCTTGGTTTAGCCATCAGTAAGCGGTTAGTCAATATGATGAATGGCGAGATTTCAGTCGTCAGTACCGAAGGCAAAGGCTCTGAATTTATCGTCACAATCCCCTTTAAAATATCTCAGCAGAAGCAGATTGACTATCAACAGTTTGCCAATCAATTAGGCGATAAACAAATTCTTGTCGCTGATGATAATGCCCATGCGAGAGAGATATTTAGTGAAACACTAAAGCGGTTTGGCTGTTCTGTCGATATCGCATCTAATGGTGACGAGGCGTTGCAAAAATGCGAGCAAAAGAACTATGACTTGATACTGCTTGACTGGAATATGCCTGATATAGACGGCTTAGAGACCTATCGACGCTTGAAGCTTATTTCTCAAGACATGCCCGCCGTTATTATGGCTAGCGCCCATGCCCATCAACGCATTATCTCTGAAGCCAGAGATATTGGTATTGAAAAGTTTCTGACAAAACCGATAAAAAACTCTGTTCTCTTTGATAGCGTCGCACAAATTTTGGTAGGTAAAACCACGCCAGAAAACCTTACCGAACCAGAGGACAATACCAAGCTAGAAGATAGAGTCACAAGTGCTGCAAAAGGTGCCCATATTTTGGTAACCGATGATATTTTGGTTAATAGAGAGATTGCTCAAGCACTATTAGCAGACGCAGGGTTTAAAGTATCAACCGCTGTGAACGGTCAAGAAGCCTTAGAAGCACTTAAAAATGAAGACTTTGATTTAATATTTATGGACGTTCAAATGCCGGTAATGGACGGCTATGAGGCCTCTCGACAGATCAGAAGCAACCCTGCCTATAAAGATCTCCCCATTCTTGCCATGACAGCCAATGCAATGGTCGGTGACAAAGAGAAGTGCTTAGAGGCAGGGATGAATGACCATATAGCCAAACCGATAGACCTCGAAGTCATGCTATCCAAAATCAATTATTGGTTAGGTGAAACACCGAAGTGA
- the asnS gene encoding asparagine--tRNA ligase: protein MAIHSINQLLLGSVSAGSEVTIRGWVRSRRDSKAGISFLHVHDGTCFNPLQAVVPSELDNYEEEVLKLCAGCSVVVTGTLVESEGKGQAYEIQATGVDVVGWVDDPETYPVAKKRHTFEYLRTVAHLRPRTNAFGAITRVRTTLSSAIHRYFHEREFNWINTPILTSSDCEGAGEMFRVSTLDMVNPPKTDKGAIDYSKDFFGQETFLTVSGQLNVEAYCLAMSKVYTFGPTFRAENSHTSRHLAEFWMVEPEIAFADLDDDADLAEDFLKYLFKAVLNERSDDMAFFAERINKEAITRLQNVIDNQFVRMDYTEAVTILQNCGKKFEYPVAWGVDLQSEHERFLAEEYVGAPVIIMNYPKDIKAFYMRLNDDNKTVAAMDVLAPGIGEIIGGSQREDRLDVMDARIDATFSGSGEAHKEALWWYRDLRRYGSVPHAGFGLGFERLLNYITGMENVRDAIPFPRTPGNAPF, encoded by the coding sequence ATGGCGATCCATTCAATCAACCAACTTCTACTGGGTAGTGTTTCTGCCGGTAGTGAAGTAACCATCAGAGGCTGGGTCAGGTCACGCAGAGATTCGAAGGCGGGTATTTCTTTTCTGCATGTCCATGATGGCACTTGTTTTAACCCTTTGCAGGCTGTCGTACCGAGTGAGCTAGATAATTATGAAGAGGAGGTACTAAAACTGTGTGCCGGCTGCTCTGTCGTCGTAACCGGTACATTGGTGGAATCTGAAGGCAAAGGGCAAGCTTATGAAATTCAAGCAACAGGTGTTGACGTTGTAGGGTGGGTAGACGACCCTGAGACTTACCCTGTGGCTAAAAAAAGGCACACCTTTGAATATCTTCGCACGGTGGCTCATTTACGACCGAGAACCAATGCCTTTGGTGCCATTACACGGGTGAGAACGACTCTGTCGAGCGCAATCCATCGCTACTTCCATGAGCGTGAGTTTAACTGGATCAATACGCCTATTTTGACCTCAAGTGATTGTGAAGGTGCGGGTGAAATGTTCAGGGTTAGTACCCTTGATATGGTAAACCCTCCGAAAACGGATAAAGGTGCGATTGATTACTCAAAAGATTTTTTTGGCCAAGAAACGTTTCTCACCGTATCCGGGCAACTTAATGTAGAGGCTTACTGCTTGGCTATGTCGAAGGTTTATACGTTTGGCCCTACTTTCAGAGCAGAGAACTCCCACACCAGTCGCCATCTGGCCGAATTTTGGATGGTCGAACCAGAGATTGCTTTTGCGGACCTCGATGATGATGCCGATCTAGCAGAAGATTTTCTCAAGTATCTGTTTAAGGCCGTGTTAAATGAGCGTAGTGATGATATGGCATTTTTTGCCGAGCGTATTAATAAAGAGGCAATTACTCGCTTACAGAATGTTATTGATAATCAGTTTGTACGAATGGATTACACCGAAGCCGTTACCATATTGCAGAACTGTGGTAAGAAGTTTGAGTATCCGGTTGCTTGGGGCGTTGATCTGCAGTCAGAGCATGAACGTTTTCTGGCCGAGGAATATGTAGGGGCTCCAGTTATCATAATGAATTACCCCAAAGATATTAAAGCGTTTTATATGCGACTCAACGACGACAACAAAACCGTTGCCGCAATGGACGTATTAGCGCCGGGGATTGGCGAAATTATCGGTGGTAGCCAAAGAGAAGATCGACTAGACGTAATGGATGCGCGGATAGATGCAACTTTTAGTGGCTCTGGCGAAGCGCATAAAGAGGCGCTCTGGTGGTATCGAGATCTACGTCGCTATGGCTCAGTGCCCCATGCGGGGTTTGGTCTGGGGTTTGAGCGACTGCTGAACTACATAACCGGAATGGAAAATGTGCGCGATGCGATTCCATTCCCTAGAACCCCTGGTAATGCGCCTTTCTAA
- a CDS encoding DUF2156 domain-containing protein, producing the protein MNNQPEAKSADNNCSVSEQTIKQSAAESQSPAVIDTDLRYADRPANGFFSKSERIAYLKRHGSHVLSFCSMQPDMRYFDMPGIGYISYMRNFNGRPFTLGDPVCSPEHMPLIINKFLEQHSSAVFCQVSKPVMQHLHNEHKYYGTQMGSQSTIDLENWNLKGKKKQVIRTAVNQAKKAGVEVHESRCEDHTREISEKWLKTRKIKGQEIRFLIRPMNMTYTEGVRYFYAYVDGNPVGFVFFDPIYENNEVISYVPNISRSNVEFNQGLFYTIMSHAMEIFQAEGIKQLDLGFIPASMAKDDEPQESWLIKKALRLCYEHGGFIYSFKGIEFTKSRFRGRVDRTYICHKRAAPLFDFVGMFNILNVF; encoded by the coding sequence ATGAATAACCAACCCGAAGCAAAGTCAGCTGACAACAACTGTTCTGTTTCTGAACAGACTATTAAGCAGAGCGCTGCTGAATCTCAAAGCCCTGCTGTAATCGACACCGATCTTCGATACGCTGACCGGCCTGCTAACGGCTTTTTTTCCAAGTCTGAGCGGATAGCCTACTTAAAACGCCACGGCAGTCATGTGCTATCTTTCTGCTCGATGCAACCCGACATGCGCTACTTTGATATGCCGGGGATTGGTTATATCAGCTATATGAGAAATTTTAACGGTCGACCCTTTACTTTAGGTGACCCTGTTTGTTCGCCAGAGCATATGCCTCTCATTATCAATAAATTTCTCGAACAGCACTCCAGTGCAGTCTTTTGTCAGGTGTCTAAGCCCGTCATGCAGCACCTACATAACGAACATAAATATTACGGTACTCAAATGGGGTCTCAATCAACAATCGATTTGGAGAACTGGAACCTCAAGGGCAAGAAGAAGCAGGTGATCCGCACGGCGGTTAACCAGGCTAAAAAGGCAGGGGTAGAGGTTCATGAGTCTCGCTGCGAAGACCATACCCGGGAGATTTCTGAAAAGTGGCTTAAAACCCGTAAAATTAAAGGGCAGGAGATCCGTTTCCTAATCCGCCCCATGAACATGACCTATACCGAGGGTGTAAGGTATTTTTACGCGTATGTAGATGGCAACCCGGTCGGCTTTGTCTTCTTCGACCCGATTTATGAGAACAACGAAGTTATTAGCTATGTACCCAATATCTCGCGCTCAAATGTAGAGTTCAACCAAGGTTTGTTCTATACCATTATGAGCCACGCCATGGAAATATTTCAGGCAGAAGGTATTAAACAGCTCGATTTAGGTTTCATTCCTGCCAGTATGGCGAAGGATGACGAGCCTCAAGAGAGCTGGCTAATCAAAAAGGCTCTTCGTTTATGCTATGAACACGGTGGATTTATCTATAGCTTTAAGGGCATCGAGTTCACCAAATCAAGGTTTAGAGGGCGAGTTGATCGCACCTATATCTGCCACAAGCGGGCAGCACCTTTGTTTGATTTCGTCGGTATGTTTAATATCTTGAACGTCTTTTAG
- a CDS encoding NnrU family protein yields the protein MELLIIGLSTFFLVHLLPSTPTLRSTLVGKLGELPYKAVFSVISLIGFALIVWGKAEAEFIPVWQPPVMLAVVTKLMMLPAMVLLIAAYLPSNIKKHIRHPMLLGVFLWAVGHLLINGDMASILLFGGFLSFAVIDMASANARGAALQVDTKPLWNDVLVLILGGGAYALLGIFHQSLFGVPIV from the coding sequence ATGGAATTATTGATTATTGGGTTGTCTACATTCTTTTTAGTTCACCTGTTGCCTTCAACACCGACTTTAAGATCTACTTTGGTAGGTAAATTGGGAGAGTTACCCTACAAGGCTGTATTTTCTGTTATCTCTTTGATTGGTTTTGCGCTAATCGTGTGGGGTAAAGCAGAAGCGGAGTTTATACCGGTTTGGCAGCCTCCTGTGATGTTGGCGGTTGTTACCAAGTTAATGATGCTGCCAGCTATGGTGCTATTAATAGCGGCATACCTACCCTCGAATATAAAAAAGCATATTCGCCACCCTATGCTATTGGGTGTATTTTTGTGGGCGGTAGGCCATCTGCTCATTAATGGCGATATGGCATCGATACTGTTATTTGGTGGTTTTTTGAGTTTTGCGGTGATTGATATGGCGTCAGCTAACGCAAGGGGGGCGGCATTGCAGGTCGACACGAAACCGTTATGGAATGATGTTTTGGTACTTATTCTAGGTGGCGGAGCGTATGCGCTGTTAGGAATATTTCATCAGAGCTTGTTTGGCGTTCCAATTGTTTGA
- a CDS encoding FKBP-type peptidyl-prolyl cis-trans isomerase — protein MKIVKLAGISVLGLALVACNEGQNKDVSLDSDMDKVSYGMGLNIGKNFKQQDLEMNIDAIAAGMRDAMAGQQRLEDDVIKASAEAVRDREMEKQRALSDAQSQEGVAFLAENAKREGVNSTPSGLQYEIITQGSGEGESPKVTDVVSVHYHGTLIDGTVFDSSVERNQPAQFPLNAVIAGWTEALQLMKVGDKWKLYLPAEIAYGARSPSPKIPANSALIFEVELLDIKES, from the coding sequence ATGAAAATAGTAAAACTAGCAGGTATAAGTGTTTTGGGGTTGGCGTTAGTCGCTTGTAACGAAGGTCAGAACAAAGACGTGTCACTAGACTCTGATATGGATAAAGTCAGCTACGGCATGGGTTTGAATATCGGTAAGAACTTCAAACAACAAGATCTCGAGATGAACATAGATGCGATTGCCGCAGGTATGCGAGATGCCATGGCAGGCCAGCAGCGCTTAGAAGATGACGTTATCAAAGCATCAGCTGAAGCTGTTCGTGATAGAGAGATGGAAAAACAACGAGCATTGTCAGATGCTCAGAGCCAAGAGGGTGTCGCGTTTTTAGCAGAGAATGCTAAGCGTGAGGGCGTTAACAGCACTCCAAGTGGCCTACAGTATGAGATTATTACTCAGGGGAGCGGTGAAGGCGAAAGCCCAAAAGTCACTGATGTCGTTTCAGTTCATTACCACGGTACATTGATTGACGGGACAGTATTTGATAGCTCGGTTGAACGTAATCAGCCCGCACAATTCCCACTCAATGCCGTAATTGCAGGTTGGACTGAAGCCTTGCAGTTGATGAAAGTAGGGGATAAGTGGAAGCTATACCTACCTGCAGAAATCGCATATGGCGCGCGTAGCCCAAGCCCTAAAATTCCTGCAAACTCTGCACTAATTTTTGAAGTTGAACTGCTAGATATAAAAGAGTCTTAA
- a CDS encoding AsmA family protein — protein MSKEWSQTQTKSRGWWWKAPLIVISLLSLALLIIIININAIALSQINSALEKTLVSGGHLTTFELELLDGQLTLSELTLNAPEGFDTTPPLNMNHIKLSIEVASLFHSPIIINEITLDELAITVVRDKQGELNVLNLLPPADQEVTSTEDKNSNSSEPEPTHTDTEEPLAIPAIDIKKVAINHLTVEVIDHLIGETWSASVALDVNIDNIQLNDLMNRDILVDALYVGISKLNIDQLPGFSKAPLLTLDKVSLTANNLNLSATNIPLNNIELKGLALSVEQDSHRELNLQQLLSSWQTQAHQATNTSNTTVVETKPADTATPSITISNITLDSISAQLLSHVSPKPWRTGFEQLNIQLADLGIAQNSFTLDKAALTLNGFEIDQAPGFGDEKLLSLKQLSITTAPLSSAADELRIKEIALDTLASSIETDEQGLTNILALGNTLQGKPTAEETPQATASNTAATPESSSTQQQPIIHIEQIAINNSSLTYSDRALADTPMVFPLKNIEFEAKHLRVLDSDPEAAPASLSLALELTQPDSLPDAYFGAIAVMGPINTGIPAINSQVRLGGFKLDTIDPLIPPATRTTLGADGFDAAVAIALNHQDINLYASVLSDKNITYNAIAVKGPITAPAIEMGPILTGVYSRVSDGLLNLGKGSINAGLDIASSGVDIAQAVGTGTLSIGKNLGTSLFETGSGLITLDKEQLSHGLMGTSKGTLQIGYDSVTESGSAATGGLKGSYHSLDGSNAEQAWNEGIKTRYEHSMLQAEKALLQMRYPPKPK, from the coding sequence GTGAGTAAAGAGTGGAGTCAGACTCAAACCAAGTCACGGGGCTGGTGGTGGAAAGCCCCGCTCATAGTCATCTCATTACTCTCTCTAGCGTTATTGATTATTATCATCAATATCAATGCCATAGCACTTAGCCAAATTAATTCAGCACTCGAGAAGACACTGGTATCAGGCGGACATCTGACAACCTTTGAGCTTGAGTTACTGGATGGGCAGTTAACACTTTCTGAACTAACACTCAACGCACCTGAAGGATTCGACACGACACCCCCTCTTAATATGAACCATATTAAGTTATCGATAGAGGTCGCATCACTATTCCACAGCCCGATTATCATCAATGAAATTACACTCGACGAACTCGCCATCACAGTGGTCCGCGACAAACAAGGTGAATTAAACGTCCTGAATTTACTGCCGCCTGCCGATCAAGAAGTAACTAGCACCGAAGACAAGAACAGCAATTCATCTGAGCCAGAGCCTACCCACACTGATACCGAAGAGCCTCTTGCTATACCCGCTATAGACATTAAAAAAGTAGCCATTAACCACCTAACCGTTGAGGTTATTGATCACCTGATCGGTGAGACATGGTCTGCGAGTGTCGCGCTCGATGTGAATATTGATAATATTCAGCTTAACGACTTAATGAACAGAGATATCCTGGTGGATGCGCTTTACGTTGGCATCAGCAAACTCAATATTGATCAACTCCCCGGCTTTAGCAAGGCTCCGCTACTGACACTAGATAAAGTATCGTTAACAGCCAATAACCTGAACCTCAGCGCAACTAACATCCCCCTAAACAACATTGAGCTTAAAGGTCTGGCGCTGTCAGTAGAGCAAGATAGCCATCGAGAACTCAATCTCCAACAGCTGCTCTCATCATGGCAGACTCAAGCGCATCAAGCGACAAATACCAGTAATACAACGGTAGTAGAAACCAAGCCTGCTGACACAGCGACGCCATCTATCACTATTAGCAACATAACACTCGACTCAATTTCAGCTCAACTGCTCAGCCATGTCTCACCAAAACCATGGCGAACCGGGTTCGAACAACTAAATATTCAATTAGCCGACCTTGGAATAGCCCAAAACAGTTTCACCCTAGATAAAGCAGCACTGACGCTAAACGGGTTTGAAATCGATCAAGCGCCAGGGTTTGGAGATGAAAAACTGCTCAGCCTCAAGCAGCTCTCTATCACCACCGCACCACTCAGTTCAGCTGCCGACGAACTGCGTATCAAAGAAATAGCACTCGATACTCTTGCATCTTCAATTGAAACGGACGAGCAGGGGTTAACTAATATTCTCGCACTGGGCAATACGTTGCAGGGCAAACCAACTGCTGAAGAGACCCCACAAGCAACTGCGTCAAACACCGCTGCGACACCTGAGTCCTCATCGACTCAGCAACAACCTATTATTCATATCGAACAGATAGCAATAAACAACAGCTCGTTAACGTATAGTGACCGAGCATTAGCCGATACACCCATGGTCTTCCCGCTGAAAAATATCGAATTTGAAGCCAAACATTTGCGTGTATTAGATAGTGACCCTGAAGCGGCGCCTGCATCTCTGAGCTTAGCTCTTGAGTTAACCCAGCCTGATTCTTTACCTGATGCCTATTTTGGCGCCATCGCCGTTATGGGTCCGATTAACACCGGTATCCCTGCAATCAACTCGCAAGTGCGCCTTGGGGGGTTCAAGCTCGATACGATTGACCCACTCATTCCACCTGCCACTAGAACAACATTGGGCGCTGATGGCTTTGATGCAGCCGTTGCAATAGCACTTAACCATCAAGACATTAACCTCTATGCATCCGTCTTGAGCGATAAAAATATCACTTATAACGCCATAGCGGTAAAAGGCCCGATAACGGCTCCCGCCATTGAGATGGGGCCAATTTTAACAGGGGTTTATAGCCGTGTTTCCGATGGCCTACTTAATTTAGGCAAAGGCAGCATCAATGCAGGCCTCGACATAGCCTCTAGTGGTGTTGATATCGCACAAGCAGTGGGTACAGGCACACTTAGCATCGGCAAAAATCTGGGCACAAGCTTGTTTGAGACAGGGTCTGGGCTAATTACTCTCGACAAAGAGCAGCTGAGCCACGGCTTGATGGGCACCTCTAAGGGCACGCTGCAGATCGGTTATGACTCAGTCACAGAGAGTGGAAGTGCTGCAACAGGTGGCCTTAAAGGCTCTTATCACAGCCTAGACGGTAGCAATGCAGAACAGGCGTGGAATGAGGGTATTAAAACCCGCTATGAGCACTCAATGCTACAGGCAGAAAAAGCGCTCTTACAGATGAGATACCCACCTAAGCCGAAATAA
- a CDS encoding TIGR02647 family protein, whose translation MPFKPDLVDEVNVLIKFKDSTQEGIKVHKTAAPNLIAATERLFDKGMITQKDGGYLTPRGLIAVEHAHTLHDLLSSTAE comes from the coding sequence ATGCCATTTAAGCCTGATTTAGTCGACGAAGTAAATGTTCTAATCAAATTCAAAGATAGTACTCAAGAGGGAATAAAAGTACACAAGACCGCAGCACCCAACTTAATAGCGGCGACCGAGCGTCTATTTGATAAAGGCATGATCACTCAAAAAGATGGCGGTTATCTTACCCCAAGAGGACTAATTGCCGTAGAACATGCGCATACACTGCATGACCTACTCTCCTCAACTGCAGAATAA